From a single Labrenzia sp. PHM005 genomic region:
- a CDS encoding ABC transporter ATP-binding protein produces the protein MSSDAQNTNVIEVSGLTKKFRLFNRQIHRLAELVSFGRRQYHQPFTALDHVSFNVVKGEAVGIIGRNGSGKSTLLQLICGTLTPTEGTVTTHGRVAALLELGAGFNPDFTGRENVYLNAALYGLSKAEVDERFDDIVAFADIGQFIDQPVKTYSSGMFVRLAFAVIAHVDADILVIDEALAVGDVAFGQKCMRYLRKFRENGTILFVSHDTAAVIGLCDRAIWLDGGELKAEGSAKAVCELYFGEMFQDDVKPSDTQDAEEAGDEEADVSGGDDRIIVPPEDWIDGRREWVNGSNLRNDLEVFAFKENNGGDFGAGGARIKNVRFTDPDGKPYRWIVGGEETILSCDIKAEQDLDQPIVGFYIKDRLGQALFGDNTYLTTAQDDGTSKVSFKAGTTFTAKFRFPMPALPKGSYVIAVAVADGTQEEHVQHHWMHDALIFKSHSSQTVSGLMGIPMLDISLASANGNPGD, from the coding sequence ATGTCCTCTGATGCTCAAAACACAAACGTCATCGAAGTCTCCGGTCTGACGAAGAAATTCAGGCTGTTCAACCGCCAGATCCATCGCTTGGCTGAATTGGTGAGTTTTGGCAGGCGGCAATATCATCAGCCGTTCACGGCGCTCGATCACGTGTCGTTTAATGTGGTCAAAGGCGAAGCTGTCGGCATCATCGGCAGAAACGGCTCGGGGAAATCGACACTTCTTCAGTTGATCTGCGGCACGCTCACACCAACCGAAGGCACCGTCACAACTCATGGCCGGGTGGCTGCTCTTTTGGAGCTCGGTGCCGGTTTCAATCCGGATTTCACTGGCCGGGAGAATGTCTATCTCAACGCGGCGCTTTATGGCCTGAGCAAAGCAGAGGTCGACGAGCGGTTCGACGATATCGTTGCGTTTGCTGATATCGGCCAGTTTATCGACCAGCCGGTAAAGACCTATTCGAGCGGCATGTTTGTCCGCCTCGCTTTTGCTGTGATCGCCCATGTGGACGCCGACATACTGGTGATCGACGAAGCACTTGCTGTGGGTGATGTCGCTTTCGGTCAGAAATGCATGCGGTATTTGCGAAAATTCCGCGAAAACGGCACCATCCTCTTCGTCAGCCATGACACAGCAGCGGTGATCGGCCTGTGTGACCGGGCGATATGGCTGGATGGCGGTGAACTCAAGGCTGAAGGCAGCGCCAAGGCGGTGTGCGAACTCTATTTCGGCGAGATGTTCCAGGATGATGTGAAACCGTCCGACACCCAGGACGCCGAAGAGGCGGGGGACGAAGAAGCGGACGTCTCCGGCGGGGATGACCGCATTATTGTTCCGCCGGAAGACTGGATTGATGGCCGGCGTGAGTGGGTGAACGGAAGCAATCTGCGAAACGATCTTGAGGTTTTTGCCTTTAAAGAAAACAATGGTGGTGACTTTGGTGCAGGTGGCGCCCGGATCAAAAATGTCCGGTTCACCGATCCAGACGGCAAGCCTTACCGTTGGATTGTCGGCGGTGAGGAGACAATCCTGTCCTGCGATATCAAGGCCGAACAGGATCTGGATCAGCCCATCGTCGGTTTCTACATCAAAGACCGGCTCGGCCAGGCGCTGTTTGGCGACAACACCTACCTAACCACGGCGCAGGACGATGGTACGTCCAAGGTCAGTTTCAAGGCCGGTACGACATTTACCGCAAAGTTCCGTTTCCCGATGCCGGCGCTGCCGAAGGGCTCTTATGTGATTGCCGTTGCAGTGGCCGATGGAACGCAAGAAGAACACGTGCAGCACCATTGGATGCATGACGCACTGATCTTCAAATCGCACTCAAGCCAGACTGTCAGCGGCCTGATGGGGATTCCAATGCTGGATATTTCTTTGGCCTCTGCCAATGGCAATCCCGGCGATTAG
- a CDS encoding ABC transporter permease, with translation MTLADRSTPASKFGQYMNIAAPLFRRDMLARYRGSVMGLAWTFFVPLLMLAIFTFMFGTVFQMRWAAKGAAPATNGSLGFALTLFIGLITHSFISEVITRAPSIIVSNANMVKRLVFPLEIFPVMVVSTALLQYFVGLFIFLGFQLFVTGSISIGTLWLPLIILPFTILLCGISWLIAGASVYLRDIGQLMGLAATVLLFMSPVFYPISMLPDHLWPVFMFNPLTFIIEQSRVVVFTTDPPDWTGLLIYYVIALGVAGAGFAAFQRMRRGFSDVL, from the coding sequence ATGACCTTGGCTGATCGGAGCACACCAGCGAGCAAATTTGGGCAGTACATGAACATAGCGGCGCCCTTGTTCCGCCGGGATATGCTGGCTCGTTACCGTGGCTCTGTCATGGGGCTGGCGTGGACGTTCTTCGTTCCGCTTTTGATGCTGGCGATCTTTACTTTCATGTTCGGCACTGTGTTCCAGATGCGATGGGCCGCCAAGGGAGCAGCGCCGGCAACAAACGGCAGCCTGGGGTTTGCACTGACTCTGTTTATCGGGTTGATCACGCACAGCTTCATCTCCGAAGTCATTACCCGCGCGCCAAGCATTATTGTTTCCAATGCCAATATGGTAAAGCGGCTGGTGTTCCCGCTTGAAATCTTTCCGGTGATGGTCGTCTCCACAGCTCTGCTGCAGTATTTCGTAGGTCTTTTTATCTTCCTGGGATTCCAGTTGTTCGTGACTGGATCGATTTCCATTGGAACGCTGTGGCTGCCGCTCATCATTCTGCCGTTCACCATTCTGCTGTGCGGGATTTCCTGGTTGATCGCCGGTGCGTCCGTCTACTTGCGCGACATCGGCCAGTTGATGGGATTGGCGGCGACCGTGCTATTGTTCATGTCGCCGGTGTTTTATCCGATCTCGATGCTTCCGGATCATCTGTGGCCGGTCTTCATGTTCAACCCACTGACCTTCATCATTGAGCAATCCCGCGTTGTCGTGTTCACAACAGACCCGCCGGATTGGACCGGGTTGCTGATCTATTATGTGATTGCGCTTGGGGTCGCTGGTGCTGGTTTTGCTGCGTTCCAGCGGATGAGAAGAGGGTTTTCCGATGTCCTCTGA
- the rfbB gene encoding dTDP-glucose 4,6-dehydratase, producing MTRVIVTGGAGFIGSALVRHLVRNVGADVLTIDKLTYAGNLESLKEVDNAPNHRFLKEDICAGPEMIKAVAEFQPDYIMHLAAESHVDRSITGAAEFVQTNVVGTMAMLEAARAYWTGLEGEKKDTFRFLHVSTDEVYGSLGDEGLFKETTPYDPSSPYSASKAASDHLAIAWYRTYGLPVVLSNCSNNYGPYHFPEKLIPLMILNALDGQPLPIYGTGMNVRDWLYVDDHAKALYTIVSKGRLGEKYNVGGRNERTNLDVVKTICSILDRHSPKTGPHERLITYVEDRPGHDARYAIDATKLETELGWRAEENFDTGIEKTIKWYLENDWWWGPLRNKVYSGKRLGLVK from the coding sequence ATGACCCGTGTAATTGTCACCGGCGGTGCCGGCTTCATCGGATCGGCTTTGGTCCGCCATCTTGTCCGCAATGTTGGCGCAGATGTTCTGACCATCGACAAGCTGACCTATGCCGGCAATCTGGAATCTTTGAAGGAAGTCGACAACGCACCCAATCATCGCTTCCTAAAGGAAGACATCTGCGCCGGGCCGGAGATGATCAAGGCGGTGGCCGAGTTCCAGCCGGACTACATCATGCATCTGGCGGCCGAAAGCCATGTCGACCGGTCGATTACCGGGGCAGCCGAATTCGTCCAGACCAACGTCGTCGGCACCATGGCGATGCTGGAAGCTGCCCGCGCCTACTGGACGGGCCTGGAAGGCGAGAAGAAAGACACCTTCCGCTTCCTGCATGTCTCAACCGACGAAGTCTACGGCTCACTCGGCGATGAGGGCCTCTTCAAGGAAACGACGCCTTACGATCCATCCTCGCCTTATTCTGCTTCCAAGGCTGCCAGTGATCACCTGGCGATTGCCTGGTACCGAACCTACGGTCTGCCGGTGGTTCTGTCCAACTGCTCCAACAACTATGGCCCGTACCACTTCCCGGAAAAGCTCATTCCGCTGATGATCCTGAATGCGCTCGATGGTCAGCCGCTGCCGATCTATGGCACGGGTATGAACGTGCGCGACTGGCTCTATGTCGATGATCACGCCAAGGCGCTTTACACCATCGTCTCCAAGGGCCGCCTCGGCGAGAAATATAATGTCGGCGGGCGCAACGAGCGCACCAACCTCGACGTCGTCAAGACGATCTGTTCGATCCTCGACCGGCATAGCCCGAAGACAGGCCCGCACGAGCGTCTGATCACCTATGTGGAAGACCGGCCAGGCCATGATGCCCGCTATGCGATCGATGCGACCAAGCTGGAAACCGAACTCGGCTGGCGCGCAGAAGAAAACTTCGACACCGGCATCGAAAAAACCATCAAGTGGTACCTGGAAAACGACTGGTGGTGGGGCCCGCTCCGCAACAAAGTCTACTCAGGTAAACGCCTCGGATTGGTGAAGTAG
- the rfbA gene encoding glucose-1-phosphate thymidylyltransferase RfbA — protein sequence MKGIILAGGSGTRLHPATLAVNKQLMTIYDKPMIYYPLSVLMLAKIREILIISSPEFIDSYKRLFGDGSQLGLEISYKVQPSPDGLAQAFTLGEEFIGDDNVALILGDNIYYGAGLTNLLERANSRSEGATVFAYEVDDPERYGVAELDSEGRAISLEEKPTNPKSRLAVTGLYFYDNKVVDYAKNLKPSARGEYEITDLNRIYMEAGNLFVERMSRGYAWLDTGTHDSLLEAGEFVRTIQHRQGMNVACIEEISYLNGWLSKDELLKFAEMFKKTAYGRYLKKVADDGMSAL from the coding sequence ATGAAGGGTATCATTCTGGCAGGCGGGTCCGGCACCCGGCTTCATCCGGCCACTCTGGCCGTCAACAAGCAGCTGATGACCATCTACGACAAGCCGATGATCTATTATCCGCTGTCGGTCCTGATGCTGGCAAAAATCCGCGAGATCCTCATCATCTCCTCACCGGAGTTCATCGACAGTTACAAACGCCTGTTTGGCGATGGCAGCCAGCTTGGCCTGGAGATCTCTTACAAGGTTCAGCCGAGCCCGGATGGCCTGGCCCAGGCCTTTACACTGGGCGAAGAGTTCATTGGCGACGACAATGTCGCGCTGATCCTTGGTGACAACATCTATTACGGCGCCGGCCTGACCAATCTTCTGGAGCGCGCGAACAGCCGCTCAGAGGGCGCAACTGTCTTTGCCTACGAAGTGGACGATCCGGAGCGCTACGGCGTGGCGGAACTGGACAGTGAAGGCCGGGCGATCTCACTGGAAGAAAAGCCGACCAATCCGAAGTCGCGCCTCGCGGTGACAGGTCTATATTTCTACGACAACAAGGTCGTCGACTACGCCAAGAACCTGAAGCCGTCTGCACGCGGTGAATATGAGATCACTGATCTCAACCGGATCTACATGGAAGCGGGCAATCTTTTCGTGGAGCGCATGTCCCGCGGCTACGCCTGGCTCGACACCGGCACCCATGACAGCCTTCTGGAAGCGGGCGAATTTGTCCGCACGATCCAGCATCGCCAAGGCATGAATGTCGCCTGCATTGAGGAGATCTCCTACCTCAACGGCTGGCTGTCGAAGGACGAGCTTCTGAAGTTTGCCGAGATGTTCAAAAAGACCGCCTATGGCCGTTACCTGAAGAAGGTTGCGGATGACGGAATGAGCGCCCTTTGA
- the rfbD gene encoding dTDP-4-dehydrorhamnose reductase, producing the protein MTRVLITGGSGQVGSALAGLKWPDGTELVVPPRSDLDLSNADQVGTYVREGGFSAIISSGAYTAVDKAEDDLLTAFKVNGLAPAAFAEAAKELDIPLVHISTDYVFNGSKTGPYAETDPIDPQGVYGASKATGELAIQTSGCRHVILRTAWVFSATGGNFVKTMIRLADRPELKVVDDQTGCPTAASDIARAAQAIVLRQIDDKNAPSGVYHFCGDEAVTWHGFASEIFELLKARGLAVPAVLPIPTKNYPTPASRPANSALDTDKLSQDFGIEPCQWRAALASTVDVLLGEQEKGVS; encoded by the coding sequence ATGACCAGAGTTCTCATCACAGGTGGGTCGGGCCAGGTTGGCAGTGCTTTGGCAGGTCTGAAGTGGCCGGACGGCACCGAGCTCGTTGTCCCTCCGCGGTCTGACCTTGATCTCAGCAATGCGGACCAGGTCGGTACTTACGTCCGTGAGGGCGGGTTTTCTGCCATCATCAGCTCCGGCGCCTATACGGCGGTCGACAAGGCTGAAGACGATCTCCTGACCGCGTTCAAGGTGAATGGCCTTGCTCCAGCTGCCTTTGCAGAGGCTGCCAAAGAGCTTGATATCCCGCTGGTCCACATCTCGACAGATTATGTCTTCAACGGTTCCAAAACCGGGCCCTATGCGGAAACCGATCCGATCGATCCGCAAGGTGTTTATGGCGCCTCGAAAGCGACAGGCGAGCTCGCAATTCAAACTTCTGGCTGCCGCCATGTGATCCTGCGCACCGCCTGGGTGTTCTCGGCAACCGGCGGCAACTTTGTCAAGACGATGATCCGCCTCGCAGATCGGCCAGAACTCAAAGTGGTTGACGATCAGACCGGCTGCCCGACCGCAGCATCTGATATTGCCCGCGCTGCTCAGGCCATCGTGTTACGCCAGATTGATGATAAAAACGCACCCAGTGGTGTCTATCACTTTTGCGGTGATGAGGCGGTGACCTGGCACGGCTTTGCCTCGGAGATCTTTGAGCTTCTAAAAGCACGCGGACTTGCAGTTCCGGCTGTGCTGCCGATCCCGACAAAGAACTATCCGACCCCGGCCAGCCGTCCGGCCAATTCGGCATTGGATACAGACAAGTTAAGCCAAGATTTTGGTATTGAGCCCTGTCAATGGCGCGCCGCACTGGCCAGCACCGTTGATGTATTGCTGGGCGAACAGGAAAAAGGCGTATCGTGA
- the rfbC gene encoding dTDP-4-dehydrorhamnose 3,5-epimerase: protein MSGTVILVHPRRFGDDRGWFTECYNKQKFEPLGIDCEFVQDNHSLSVPAGTLRGLHFQTPPFAQDKLVRCIRGKIFDVAVDIRKGSPTYGEWVGVELSAENGDQLLVPAGYAHGFVTLEDNTEVTYKVSNYYAPDNDAGLMWNDKDIGIDWPLAGGAEPVLSGKDTKHPALAEFDSPFAYDGNPMKLVEIEP from the coding sequence ATGAGCGGCACAGTAATTTTAGTTCATCCGCGTCGATTTGGTGATGACCGTGGCTGGTTTACCGAATGCTACAACAAACAGAAGTTTGAGCCGCTCGGAATTGACTGCGAGTTCGTACAGGACAATCACTCGCTTTCTGTGCCAGCCGGCACGTTGCGCGGCCTGCATTTCCAAACCCCGCCGTTTGCGCAAGACAAGCTGGTGCGCTGTATCCGCGGCAAAATCTTTGATGTCGCTGTCGATATCCGCAAGGGTTCGCCTACCTATGGCGAGTGGGTTGGCGTGGAACTGTCTGCCGAAAACGGCGATCAGCTGCTGGTCCCGGCAGGTTACGCCCATGGCTTTGTGACTTTGGAAGACAACACCGAAGTCACCTACAAGGTCTCCAACTACTATGCTCCGGACAATGATGCCGGGCTGATGTGGAACGATAAAGACATCGGCATTGACTGGCCGCTGGCAGGTGGGGCTGAGCCGGTTCTGAGCGGCAAGGACACCAAACATCCGGCGCTTGCAGAGTTTGACTCGCCTTTTGCCTATGACGGCAATCCGATGAAGCTGGTCGAGATCGAGCCGTAA
- a CDS encoding type I secretion system permease/ATPase codes for MGNQMVSKTPLQAAYGKFRAIIFTTFVFSFSINMLLFASPIYMLQIYDRVLGSRNETTLLMISLIILFLLIIYGFLEFIRSRMLVRAGQQFDDVLSESLFSRAVKLRLSNPKAGAEFILADGDKIREFLTGTGILAFFDAPWTPVFIVVCFLFHPWLGFLALGGSIIIFSLALINEFATRKPLKEANTASQHANQFAGAVLQNAEVIRSMGMEKALGDRWRDRHGTVLGAQAAASDKAGAILTFQKFFRMTLQSAILGLGAYLAIHQEISPGIMIAASIMMGRALQPLEQGVAQWKTFVAARQAHARLKGLFDSVPGDEQRTELPEPEGVVTVENLSSVLPGTRTAFLKNLNFQVNSGETVAVIGPSGSGKSSLIRHLVGVWPAAVGTVRIDGADIAHWNADQLGQHLGYLPQEVRLFAGTIAENISRFTGGESEAVVKAAQLAGVHDMILRLPDGYETQVGDNGQQLSGGQRQRVGLARAMYGMPRIMILDEPNSNLDSDGENALLEAIKTMKEEKVTVVLVTHKTNLLAICDRVLVMREGMMQAYTTPQELFKPAAAAAPAPATAPATVPVGQVKVPNQQPA; via the coding sequence ATGGGAAATCAGATGGTATCGAAAACACCGCTCCAGGCCGCGTACGGCAAGTTTCGAGCCATAATTTTCACGACTTTTGTTTTCAGCTTTTCAATCAACATGCTGTTGTTCGCCTCGCCGATCTACATGTTGCAGATCTATGATCGTGTGCTTGGCAGCCGCAACGAAACAACGCTGTTGATGATCTCTCTCATCATTTTGTTTTTGCTGATTATTTACGGCTTCTTGGAATTCATCCGATCCAGGATGCTTGTGCGCGCCGGCCAGCAGTTTGACGATGTCTTGTCGGAATCCCTGTTCAGCCGGGCCGTCAAGCTTCGCCTGTCCAACCCCAAAGCTGGCGCAGAATTTATTCTCGCCGACGGCGACAAGATCCGTGAGTTTCTGACCGGCACTGGTATCCTCGCGTTCTTCGACGCACCTTGGACACCGGTCTTCATTGTGGTGTGTTTCCTGTTCCACCCGTGGCTTGGTTTCCTGGCACTGGGCGGCAGCATCATCATTTTCTCGCTTGCGCTTATCAATGAATTTGCGACCCGGAAGCCGCTGAAAGAAGCCAATACCGCGTCCCAGCACGCAAACCAGTTTGCCGGTGCTGTCCTGCAAAACGCGGAAGTCATCCGGTCGATGGGCATGGAAAAGGCTCTGGGCGACCGCTGGCGGGATCGTCACGGCACAGTTTTGGGCGCCCAAGCGGCGGCCAGTGACAAAGCCGGCGCCATTTTGACATTCCAGAAGTTCTTCCGGATGACCCTGCAGTCGGCAATTCTTGGACTTGGCGCCTATCTTGCCATTCACCAGGAGATTTCCCCGGGCATCATGATTGCTGCTTCGATCATGATGGGCCGCGCGCTACAGCCATTGGAGCAAGGTGTTGCCCAATGGAAAACCTTCGTTGCGGCCCGTCAGGCTCATGCACGCCTAAAAGGTCTTTTTGACAGCGTGCCTGGTGACGAGCAACGCACCGAGCTGCCCGAACCGGAAGGGGTTGTCACCGTCGAGAACCTGTCTTCCGTTCTTCCAGGGACTCGCACAGCGTTTTTGAAAAATCTCAACTTCCAGGTCAATTCCGGTGAGACCGTCGCCGTTATTGGACCATCGGGTTCCGGTAAATCGAGCCTGATCCGCCATCTGGTAGGCGTCTGGCCCGCAGCTGTCGGAACGGTTCGAATTGACGGCGCAGACATTGCGCATTGGAATGCGGATCAGCTTGGCCAGCACCTTGGGTATTTGCCGCAGGAAGTCCGGTTGTTTGCCGGGACGATCGCGGAGAATATCTCCCGCTTCACCGGTGGAGAATCTGAGGCCGTGGTCAAGGCGGCGCAGTTGGCCGGTGTTCACGACATGATCCTGCGGCTGCCGGATGGGTATGAAACCCAGGTGGGCGACAACGGCCAGCAACTCTCTGGCGGTCAGCGCCAACGGGTTGGCCTCGCCCGCGCCATGTACGGCATGCCGCGCATCATGATCCTTGATGAGCCGAATTCCAACTTGGACAGCGACGGTGAAAACGCTCTTCTTGAAGCCATCAAAACGATGAAAGAAGAAAAAGTCACAGTTGTGCTCGTCACACATAAGACCAATTTGCTTGCCATATGTGACCGCGTTCTGGTGATGCGTGAGGGCATGATGCAGGCCTACACGACACCTCAAGAACTCTTTAAACCGGCCGCCGCAGCAGCGCCTGCCCCGGCAACAGCGCCCGCAACCGTGCCGGTCGGTCAAGTCAAAGTTCCAAATCAGCAGCCTGCTTAA
- a CDS encoding HlyD family type I secretion periplasmic adaptor subunit encodes MKSKRKASANPRPFIIAGYATILLTFGVVGAWAAIAKLDKAVIAPGMVEVEANRREVQHLEGGIIKKKDIKEGQVVKAGDVLIELNDVQARANVQVVTIRLRIAEAVEARLKAERNLDEKIEFSASLLADKTPEVVDAVADQERIFNDRTSILKSQADILTNRIEQLKREKIGLGEQKEAFIRRAEILLGRLDRLKEGLESGSIQKNLYATYEDEYVEIKANVARMDTEEAKVEKSIGETKFQMLQTRQEFRERASTEYKEIYGQIQEFREQQKVAQDVLDRTKIRAPIDGVAQNIKLTGYVIQRGQTLLEIVPDTDEMIINARVQPLDIDSVTEGLEAEVKFTSFPSRFMPIITGKVQTVSKGTITPEDTREAPYYLARVQVSKDELPEDVRGRLSAGMPADVLITSGERTVVDYIISPLTDAVWKSMRED; translated from the coding sequence ATGAAATCGAAACGGAAAGCCAGCGCAAATCCGCGGCCGTTCATCATCGCCGGCTATGCGACGATCCTGCTGACCTTTGGTGTTGTTGGCGCCTGGGCGGCCATCGCCAAACTGGACAAGGCCGTCATTGCGCCGGGCATGGTTGAGGTCGAAGCCAACCGCCGCGAGGTCCAGCATCTGGAAGGCGGCATCATCAAGAAAAAGGACATCAAGGAAGGCCAGGTCGTCAAGGCCGGCGATGTTCTGATTGAATTGAATGACGTTCAGGCACGAGCAAATGTGCAAGTTGTTACAATCCGCCTGCGGATCGCCGAGGCCGTCGAGGCCCGTTTAAAGGCGGAGCGGAACCTCGACGAGAAGATCGAGTTCTCTGCATCCTTGCTCGCCGACAAAACACCGGAAGTGGTCGATGCAGTGGCCGATCAGGAACGCATCTTCAATGACCGCACGTCAATCCTGAAGTCTCAAGCTGATATCCTTACCAACCGCATCGAACAGCTGAAACGCGAAAAGATTGGACTTGGCGAACAAAAGGAAGCTTTCATTCGCCGTGCAGAGATCCTGCTCGGCCGGCTGGATCGCCTGAAAGAAGGTCTGGAAAGCGGATCCATCCAGAAAAACCTCTACGCGACGTATGAAGACGAATACGTCGAAATCAAAGCCAATGTCGCGCGCATGGACACTGAGGAAGCCAAGGTCGAAAAATCGATCGGCGAGACCAAGTTCCAGATGCTGCAGACCCGCCAGGAATTCCGCGAGCGCGCTTCGACTGAATACAAGGAAATCTATGGGCAGATCCAGGAATTCCGCGAGCAGCAGAAAGTTGCCCAGGATGTTCTCGACCGGACAAAGATCCGTGCGCCGATCGACGGGGTGGCCCAGAATATCAAGCTGACCGGCTATGTCATCCAACGCGGCCAGACGCTTCTGGAAATCGTACCAGATACCGATGAGATGATCATCAATGCAAGGGTCCAGCCGCTCGACATCGACAGCGTGACTGAGGGCCTGGAAGCGGAAGTGAAATTCACTTCGTTCCCGTCCCGGTTCATGCCGATCATCACTGGCAAAGTGCAGACGGTTTCCAAAGGCACAATCACTCCAGAAGATACACGCGAAGCACCCTATTATCTCGCGCGGGTCCAGGTCAGCAAAGACGAACTGCCAGAAGATGTGCGCGGGCGCTTGAGCGCTGGTATGCCGGCCGATGTTCTGATCACCAGCGGAGAGCGCACCGTGGTCGACTATATCATTTCACCGCTCACCGATGCAGTCTGGAAGAGCATGCGCGAAGACTGA
- a CDS encoding M10 family metallopeptidase C-terminal domain-containing protein — MQEFVVVSTIPTNAYVAGLITEPANPNPVRWAATAPLKVFFDDTGERAWSAAEKAAALAAFAEWEAVANVSFEETAVRSDANILQTLTNSEFVLGQTTAPADGVNPPTIEYSVFNNALTYFNPGGDTYQTMVHEIGHVIGLYHPHSGTTFPGVTLNDDQDTGDNALNQQIWTTMSYAVGWTGEPRTTLDYGTNIGPMAFDIAAVQYLYGAKAAQTGNNTYTLATVNQIGTGWDAIWDTGGTDTISGAAATTGLTINLNAAPLTGANAGGYVSWVSGIQGGFTIANGVVIENATGGSGADTITGNSANNTIDGGGGSDTVIFTGARSDYAVFTGSQGQTVVADTSASRDGKDFLTNVENLTFNGTTITNEQAVVEPTDADGSAYQVYRFYNTGTGSHFFTTSLSERNTVIETLDGLSYEGNAFDSNVTEANGTAVFRFFNTSNSVHFYTANAAEAADIRQNQSNFQDEGIAYYASADASNGGTALFRFFNTQNGSHFFTVSEAERDNIISTLGHYNYEGVAFYVDLA; from the coding sequence ATGCAGGAATTTGTGGTTGTTTCTACCATCCCGACCAATGCTTATGTTGCGGGGCTCATTACCGAACCTGCCAATCCCAATCCGGTCCGATGGGCGGCGACCGCACCCCTTAAAGTCTTTTTCGACGATACCGGCGAGCGCGCCTGGTCGGCGGCGGAAAAGGCCGCCGCGCTAGCCGCGTTTGCCGAATGGGAAGCGGTTGCCAATGTGTCGTTTGAAGAAACGGCGGTGCGTTCCGACGCCAATATCCTGCAGACGCTGACCAATTCGGAATTCGTTCTGGGCCAGACCACGGCTCCGGCGGATGGTGTCAATCCGCCGACCATTGAATACAGCGTCTTCAACAATGCACTGACCTATTTCAATCCGGGCGGTGACACATATCAGACCATGGTGCATGAGATAGGCCATGTTATTGGGCTCTATCATCCCCACAGTGGCACCACGTTTCCAGGCGTGACGCTGAATGACGATCAAGACACGGGCGACAACGCGCTCAACCAGCAGATCTGGACAACCATGTCCTATGCTGTTGGCTGGACGGGTGAGCCGCGCACAACGCTGGACTACGGCACCAACATCGGGCCTATGGCGTTTGATATTGCTGCCGTGCAATACCTTTATGGGGCCAAGGCAGCCCAAACTGGAAACAACACCTACACATTGGCAACCGTCAATCAGATCGGCACAGGCTGGGATGCGATCTGGGATACCGGCGGAACTGACACTATCTCTGGAGCCGCCGCCACCACCGGCCTGACAATCAATTTGAATGCAGCGCCGCTGACAGGCGCCAACGCCGGTGGTTATGTTTCCTGGGTGTCCGGCATTCAGGGCGGCTTTACCATTGCCAATGGGGTTGTGATCGAAAACGCCACCGGCGGCAGTGGGGCGGATACAATTACCGGCAATTCGGCCAACAACACGATTGATGGCGGTGGTGGCAGTGATACGGTGATTTTCACCGGCGCTCGGTCGGATTATGCAGTCTTTACCGGGTCCCAAGGCCAAACCGTCGTCGCGGATACGTCCGCCAGCCGCGACGGCAAGGATTTTCTGACCAATGTCGAGAACCTGACTTTCAACGGAACCACCATCACCAACGAACAAGCGGTGGTGGAGCCGACGGACGCCGATGGCAGCGCCTATCAGGTTTACCGGTTCTACAACACTGGAACCGGCTCACATTTTTTCACGACCAGCTTGAGCGAGCGCAACACTGTGATCGAAACGCTTGATGGCCTCAGTTATGAAGGCAATGCGTTTGATTCAAACGTGACTGAAGCCAATGGCACAGCGGTGTTCCGCTTTTTCAACACGTCAAACAGCGTTCATTTTTATACGGCCAATGCGGCTGAGGCAGCTGACATCCGGCAGAACCAGAGCAACTTCCAAGACGAAGGCATTGCCTATTATGCCTCGGCGGATGCCAGCAATGGCGGCACTGCACTTTTCCGGTTCTTCAATACACAGAACGGCAGCCATTTTTTCACCGTTTCGGAGGCCGAACGGGACAACATCATCAGCACGCTCGGGCATTACAATTATGAAGGTGTTGCTTTTTACGTCGACCTGGCGTGA
- a CDS encoding DUF6447 family protein, whose product MTEAQGNITIDGREYAISDLSQDALNQLSSMTTVDRKIAELQQQIAIYQTARNAYAQALAAALPKD is encoded by the coding sequence ATGACTGAAGCCCAAGGCAACATCACTATCGATGGCCGTGAATATGCGATCTCTGATCTGTCGCAGGACGCGCTGAATCAGCTGTCGTCCATGACAACGGTCGACCGCAAGATCGCCGAGCTGCAGCAGCAGATCGCGATTTATCAGACCGCGCGCAACGCCTACGCCCAGGCCCTCGCTGCGGCGCTGCCGAAAGACTGA